Proteins encoded in a region of the Solanum dulcamara chromosome 9, daSolDulc1.2, whole genome shotgun sequence genome:
- the LOC129903586 gene encoding uncharacterized protein LOC129903586, whose translation MVADMGDCVHRFVSGLGPHLVKECLTASLQDGMTIAHIQAHAQNLEEQHQPQRGERYSDGGQSAANTPPRFVDRRFDHPTYSGPEQGSKVSGSQHRADFNKIGQPPLRCPRCGRLHAGRCYLDTGACFACGRTDHLMRDCLLRYEGDRAEPVGSAVGSSLTVRPPG comes from the exons ATGGTGGCTGATATGGGAGATTGTGTACATCGGTTTGTGAGTGGGTTGGGGCCACATTTAGTTAAGGAGTGCTTGACAGCTTCACTCCAGGATGGAATGACTATTGCTCATATCCAGGCCCACGCCCAAAACCTGGAGGAACAACATCAGCCACAAAGAGGTGAACGTTATTCGGATGGAG GCCAATCAGCGGCCAACACACCTCCTCGATTTGTGGATAGAAGATTTGACCATCCTACCTATTCAGGACCAGAACAGGGTTCTAAAGTTTCAGGGTCCCAACATAGAGCTGATTTTAACAAGATAGGGCAACCCCCACTACGGTGTCCTCGGTGTGGTAGGTTGCACGCTGGGCGGTGCTACCTAGATACAGGTGCATGTTTTGCCTGTGGTCGGACTGACCATTTAATGCGTGATTGCCTACTAAGGTATGAAGGAGACAGAGCCGAGCCCGTCGGATCGGCAGTTGGTTCATCATTGACTGTGCGCCCTCCTGGATAG